Proteins encoded by one window of uncultured Bacteroides sp.:
- a CDS encoding two-component regulator propeller domain-containing protein, whose amino-acid sequence MKAHQFLIFVLALISLIIYPQTLFSQKNGSPLSFAQLSTAQGLPTNEVHCLYQDKQGFIWVGTNSGLCQYDGVQMKTYKSNFHSPELLSNNYIRCIVEDDQQQLWIGTNDGITILDKRTGIIKKLELDNFKKMVVIKILITSNKRYLIGTEQGLYEYFPANNQLKHFNRQLTKGVINDRMSIMDLMEDSKKNVWIGTWNSGFYRLNLSTGQFISYPSLNSQNSAFTIFEDGKHRIWIGSWGSGLFLLQNPYLPSMIKWINFSASSAKGAICSNSIYDIGEDRNNHKIWLATRNGLSIVQETGNQISFQNYSPNNTATSVSYNDISSILCDGEGMMWLGTQGGGINTTVTQSSPFAYHKIENEKSSFSSIRSLFVDNKGLIWMGLGSAGFYQYNRNTGIYTHNSQLPDFQALKEIPTVNAIVQSKRDGSIWIGTHGMGAIVYRPNETANRRIQVFNQQNLKILPHGCVFSLMEDKAFNFWLGTKGGLCILTSKGNSIGFSRTKIDNVLLNTFAIVSMVQRRSGEVWLGTSNGGILKAIGNLNQLYKLRFVNYLPQKHNLNSISTLCLFEDSKKRLWAGTDGGGLSLYDDKRDTFIPVHETLNLPGDAIFSIQEDRQHNLWMSSNVGLIKLTVPESLEKANYRLYTKYDGLQDNLFNRNSSFVTKSGEMFFGGNRGFNSFFPERVTEKEYFPSFVIKDIKLLNVSWSSLPEKTRYKISQVAPSYAEEIQLGYKQNDFSIEFATLGFTASASFKYAYKLEGYDKKWQYTEKQNFAHYNSLPAGSYLFQLRSTNANGIWNKDIKTLKIRILPPPWETWWAYCIYTIMIIVVTYMVSKHLRNKIQAKNEARLRELELAKTEELHHSKLQFFTNITHELLTPLTIISAAVEELKLTMPKGEETYQVITNNTNRLIRLIQQILEFRKAETGNLKLRVQQGDLAAFVTNNVNSFLPLMKKKKIHCSVICTPEHLNGYFDSDKMDKVIYNLLSNAAKYNQPGNTVLVELTYEKDVQKAILSIKDNGEGMSADKVSQLFKRFYEGDYRKFNTIGTGIGLSLTKDLVQLHEGTIFVKSEVGKGSEFIVSIPICREAFKENQIDDSATIYTAPPMEEAVENNITKEEKQNQYSLLLIEDDEDLQSLMAKLLGNSYNIFTALSGKEGLTILEQENIDLVVSDIMMPEMDGIEFCKKVKSDLNTSHIPIILLTAKTREEDRVQAYESGANGFLTKPFSLSVLHAKIKNLLKDKERVNSDFKKQLVFEVKDLNYTDIDEKFLSKAVECVNSYLEDPDFDQEQFAVAMNVSKSTLYRKLKSLTGLNTTGFIRNIRIKAACRIMEEKKTIRISDLAYAVGYNDPKYFAVCFKKEFGMQPSEYMEKYVAPTV is encoded by the coding sequence ATGAAAGCACATCAATTCCTTATTTTTGTATTGGCTTTGATTTCTTTAATTATATATCCACAAACTCTTTTTTCTCAAAAAAATGGCTCTCCCTTGTCATTTGCTCAATTATCTACAGCGCAAGGATTACCTACAAATGAAGTTCACTGTCTTTATCAGGATAAGCAAGGCTTTATCTGGGTAGGAACAAATAGTGGGCTATGCCAGTATGATGGCGTGCAAATGAAAACTTATAAATCGAACTTTCATTCTCCGGAGTTACTTAGCAACAACTATATCAGATGCATAGTGGAAGACGATCAGCAGCAACTTTGGATTGGAACAAATGATGGGATAACAATTTTAGATAAACGTACTGGTATAATAAAGAAACTGGAACTTGATAATTTCAAAAAAATGGTAGTTATCAAAATTTTAATTACTAGTAACAAAAGATATTTAATAGGTACAGAGCAAGGACTATATGAATATTTTCCTGCAAATAATCAATTAAAACACTTCAATAGACAATTGACGAAAGGGGTGATAAATGATAGAATGTCAATTATGGATTTAATGGAGGACTCTAAAAAAAATGTGTGGATTGGAACATGGAACTCTGGGTTTTACCGATTAAATCTTTCTACCGGTCAATTTATCTCTTATCCAAGCTTAAATTCCCAAAATTCGGCTTTTACTATTTTTGAAGATGGCAAACATAGAATATGGATAGGTTCATGGGGAAGTGGCCTTTTTCTTCTGCAAAATCCATATTTACCTTCTATGATTAAATGGATTAATTTTAGTGCTTCTTCTGCAAAAGGAGCTATCTGCAGTAACTCTATATATGATATAGGTGAAGATAGAAATAATCATAAAATCTGGTTGGCCACCCGAAATGGATTAAGCATTGTTCAGGAAACTGGTAATCAGATAAGTTTTCAGAATTATTCTCCCAATAATACGGCTACTTCCGTCTCTTATAATGATATCAGTTCCATACTTTGCGATGGAGAAGGTATGATGTGGCTGGGAACACAAGGAGGTGGGATTAATACAACTGTTACCCAATCGTCACCTTTTGCTTATCACAAAATTGAAAATGAGAAAAGTAGCTTTTCTTCTATCCGAAGTTTATTTGTAGACAATAAAGGACTTATTTGGATGGGATTGGGAAGTGCCGGATTTTATCAATATAACAGGAATACGGGAATATATACACACAATAGCCAGTTGCCAGACTTCCAGGCTCTGAAAGAAATACCAACAGTAAATGCTATTGTACAATCAAAACGTGATGGATCTATATGGATTGGTACACATGGAATGGGAGCAATTGTATATCGTCCTAACGAAACCGCAAACCGGCGAATACAAGTATTTAATCAGCAGAACCTAAAAATACTTCCTCACGGATGTGTTTTCTCGTTGATGGAAGATAAAGCCTTTAATTTCTGGTTAGGAACAAAAGGTGGACTCTGTATTTTAACTTCAAAAGGAAATAGCATTGGTTTTAGCCGAACAAAAATAGACAATGTCTTGCTCAATACATTTGCAATTGTTTCCATGGTTCAGCGTCGCTCCGGGGAGGTATGGTTAGGCACAAGTAATGGAGGAATACTAAAAGCCATTGGTAATTTAAATCAGTTATATAAGTTACGCTTCGTAAACTATTTACCTCAGAAGCATAATCTGAACAGTATCTCCACACTTTGTCTGTTCGAGGATAGTAAAAAACGACTTTGGGCAGGAACTGATGGAGGTGGATTAAGTTTATACGATGATAAAAGAGATACATTTATACCTGTTCATGAAACTCTTAACCTGCCGGGAGATGCAATTTTTAGCATTCAGGAAGACAGGCAGCATAATCTATGGATGAGCTCTAACGTTGGATTGATAAAACTAACAGTCCCGGAAAGTCTTGAAAAGGCAAACTATCGTCTTTACACTAAGTATGACGGGTTGCAGGACAATTTATTCAATCGCAATTCATCTTTTGTGACTAAAAGTGGTGAAATGTTTTTCGGAGGGAATCGTGGGTTCAATAGCTTCTTTCCCGAAAGAGTCACCGAAAAGGAGTATTTCCCTTCATTCGTTATTAAAGATATAAAGTTGCTGAATGTTTCCTGGAGTTCGCTTCCCGAAAAAACTCGGTATAAGATTTCTCAGGTTGCTCCGTCATATGCAGAAGAAATTCAACTCGGCTATAAACAGAATGACTTTAGTATTGAATTTGCTACTCTCGGCTTTACTGCATCAGCAAGTTTTAAATATGCCTATAAGTTGGAAGGGTATGATAAGAAATGGCAATACACGGAAAAACAGAACTTTGCACATTATAACAGTCTGCCGGCAGGAAGCTATCTTTTCCAGTTACGTTCTACAAATGCCAATGGAATTTGGAATAAAGATATTAAAACACTCAAAATAAGAATTCTTCCTCCCCCCTGGGAAACATGGTGGGCCTATTGTATTTATACTATTATGATAATTGTGGTCACATACATGGTAAGCAAGCATTTACGTAATAAGATACAAGCAAAGAATGAAGCTCGGTTAAGAGAACTTGAACTGGCAAAAACAGAAGAATTGCATCACTCCAAGCTTCAGTTCTTTACTAATATCACCCATGAGTTGCTTACACCGCTCACCATTATTTCGGCTGCTGTAGAAGAATTAAAATTGACCATGCCTAAAGGAGAAGAGACTTATCAGGTTATCACTAATAATACTAACCGGCTGATTAGGCTGATTCAACAAATTCTGGAATTCAGAAAAGCAGAAACGGGTAACCTGAAGCTTCGTGTACAACAAGGTGACTTGGCTGCTTTCGTTACCAACAATGTAAATAGCTTTCTTCCGTTGATGAAAAAGAAAAAGATTCATTGTTCGGTAATATGTACTCCCGAACATCTGAATGGATATTTTGACAGCGATAAAATGGATAAAGTAATATATAATCTCCTTTCTAATGCTGCAAAATACAACCAACCGGGGAATACAGTTTTAGTAGAACTAACCTATGAAAAAGATGTGCAGAAAGCTATCCTGTCTATAAAAGATAATGGAGAAGGGATGAGTGCCGATAAAGTGAGCCAACTATTCAAGCGTTTCTATGAAGGCGATTACCGTAAGTTTAATACAATTGGAACAGGTATTGGTCTTTCCTTGACCAAAGATTTAGTCCAATTGCATGAAGGTACTATTTTCGTAAAAAGTGAAGTAGGAAAAGGAAGCGAATTCATTGTTTCCATACCTATTTGTAGGGAGGCTTTCAAAGAGAACCAGATAGATGACTCTGCTACTATTTATACGGCGCCTCCAATGGAAGAAGCGGTAGAGAATAATATAACTAAAGAGGAAAAGCAAAATCAATATTCATTATTACTAATTGAAGATGATGAGGATTTGCAAAGCCTTATGGCAAAATTGCTTGGAAACAGCTATAATATATTTACTGCACTTTCTGGTAAGGAAGGGTTGACCATTCTTGAACAGGAAAATATAGATTTAGTTGTATCCGATATTATGATGCCCGAAATGGATGGCATTGAGTTTTGTAAAAAAGTAAAGTCAGACCTAAATACATCACATATACCTATCATTTTGTTAACAGCTAAGACCAGAGAAGAAGATCGTGTTCAGGCTTATGAATCAGGTGCGAATGGATTCTTGACCAAACCATTTAGTCTAAGTGTGTTACATGCAAAAATAAAGAATCTGTTAAAGGACAAAGAACGTGTTAACAGTGATTTTAAAAAACAATTGGTTTTTGAAGTAAAAGATCTCAATTACACAGATATTGATGAGAAGTTCTTAAGTAAAGCGGTAGAGTGTGTCAATAGTTACCTGGAAGATCCTGATTTTGATCAGGAACAGTTTGCTGTTGCCATGAATGTAAGTAAATCAACCCTTTATAGAAAATTGAAGTCATTGACCGGACTTAACACTACTGGCTTTATTCGAAATATTCGCATTAAGGCTGCATGTAGAATCATGGAGGAGAAAAAGACTATTCGTATTTCCGATTTGGCTTATGCGGTGGGATATAATGACCCTAAATATTTTGCGGTATGCTTTAAAAAGGAGTTTGGTATGCAGCCTTCAGAGTATATGGAAAAGTATGTTGCGCCAACTGTTTAA
- a CDS encoding 30S ribosomal protein S16, with the protein MATKIRLQRRGRKSYAFYQIVIADSRAPRDGKFIEKIGSYNPNTDPATIDLDFDRALYWVLTGAQPTDTVRNILSREGIYMKKHLLGGVTKGAFGEAEAEAKFEAWKNNKESGLAALKAKNDEAAKADAKARLDAEKKINEAKAKELAEKKAAELAEEAAAAAPAAEEAAPAVEEAPAAE; encoded by the coding sequence ATGGCAACAAAGATCAGATTACAAAGACGCGGTCGCAAGAGCTACGCGTTCTATCAGATTGTTATTGCGGACAGCAGAGCACCACGTGATGGTAAGTTTATTGAAAAAATCGGTTCTTACAACCCTAATACCGATCCTGCAACAATAGATTTGGATTTCGACCGTGCATTATATTGGGTTCTTACAGGAGCTCAACCCACTGACACAGTTCGTAATATTCTTTCTCGTGAAGGAATTTACATGAAAAAGCACCTACTTGGTGGTGTAACTAAGGGCGCATTTGGTGAAGCTGAAGCTGAAGCTAAATTCGAAGCTTGGAAGAATAACAAGGAAAGCGGTCTTGCTGCATTGAAAGCAAAGAACGACGAAGCTGCTAAAGCTGATGCAAAAGCACGCTTAGATGCTGAAAAGAAAATAAACGAAGCAAAAGCTAAAGAATTAGCAGAAAAGAAAGCTGCTGAACTTGCTGAAGAAGCTGCCGCTGCTGCACCTGCTGCTGAAGAAGCTGCTCCTGCTGTAGAAGAAGCTCCTGCTGCTGAATAA
- a CDS encoding ferritin: MLSKKLQDTINEQINVEMWSANLYLSMSVFFAKEGFGGFAAWMKAQSKEEMQHAYSMMDYVIKREGTVTIGMINVVPTGWGSPLEVFESVYKHEVHISGLIDKVVDVAASERDKASQDFLWGFVREQVEEEATAKEIVERIKIAGNNGIFYIDAQLGQRK; the protein is encoded by the coding sequence ATGCTAAGTAAAAAATTACAAGACACAATTAATGAGCAGATCAATGTTGAAATGTGGTCGGCCAACCTTTATTTATCTATGTCAGTGTTCTTTGCAAAAGAAGGCTTCGGTGGTTTTGCTGCATGGATGAAAGCACAGTCAAAAGAAGAAATGCAACATGCATATTCTATGATGGATTATGTGATTAAGCGTGAAGGTACTGTTACCATAGGAATGATCAATGTGGTTCCTACAGGTTGGGGAAGTCCGTTAGAAGTTTTTGAAAGTGTGTACAAACATGAAGTGCATATTTCCGGATTGATTGATAAAGTAGTAGATGTTGCTGCTAGTGAAAGAGATAAGGCTTCACAGGATTTTCTATGGGGATTTGTTCGTGAGCAAGTTGAAGAAGAGGCTACAGCAAAAGAAATTGTAGAGCGCATTAAAATTGCAGGTAACAATGGTATATTCTACATCGATGCTCAGCTAGGACAAAGAAAATAG
- a CDS encoding glycoside hydrolase family 2 TIM barrel-domain containing protein, producing the protein MRNKLSLAWLAFVPLLSFAQTDRYEMITNPNLTSINRETPRSTFTSYTNENAAIKNDRKTDTYRLSLNGVWKFNYTEDLENRPAEFMNPDFNVSKWSDIKVPGNWERQGFGTAIYVNSSYEFLSPGYKPYWDDPNPPFVPKEWNPTGTYRRDFNLPGNWEGKEIFLSADAVKGVSFYYLNGTFIGMNKESKTPSRFNITKYVKPGKNVLAVQIHRFSDATYLECQDMWRLTGFEREVYIYAQPKTHIADFTVHSPLDSTYKDGVFSLDVLIKNASGENKAISVSYNVMDADGNSVLQSKEQKTVDELSTISFGQNVIKNVKSWNAETPNLYTLVISLKDANSQLLEATSTKVGFRTIAIVNKQLLVNGQPILIKGVNVHEHNEVNGHYVTEELMLKDFELWKKFNVNTVRTCHYPQQERFYELCDQYGIYVIDEANIETHGMGYDLRKGGTLANNPLFEAAHMYRTVNMYLRDKNHPSIITWSLGNEAGNGICFYNTYKYLKSQDTSRPVQYERAGLEWNTDIFCPMYATPAYIEKYAQNPKSDRPLIQCEYAHAMGNSLGNFKEYWDIIKKYPILQGGCIWDWVDQGFLEKTKDGRKYWTYGGDYGKVGTPSDGNFNINGLVYPDRTTKPATEEMRKVYQNIDFGKVDIKKGTVTIHNGFFFTNLNKYDFSYTIKDHGKAIFTENFNVDCAPGDSVSVDLKNLPAPRTTTGDDQIEFEAKIKTAEPFLPVGYIIAREQKYINLYMKVKSRDMKPASVKETKNQAILSGKDFKATFDKKSGMLVSYIYKGTEYILNGEGLHPNFWRAPTDNDYGADLPRKLKAWKDASYQDVVAKNFTVDKDDRAVVSCTYEFPGTDSHWDIKYTIYENGIIKIDNKFVAVSEKTPMIPRVGLRMRIPIAFENLNYYGRGPKENYRDRRTAQFYGEYKTNVKNNYEPYIRPQENNHRTDIRWCAFADKSGKGLLFVADRTFELNASPYTMESLDSGDTIDNGEPVTDKTNHRHAIDPQPQKLIDVFIDYRMMGIGGNNSWGALPQDNYLIFTGKEPITYGFSIVPFKKGADFKSLIMQY; encoded by the coding sequence ATGAGAAACAAATTATCACTGGCATGGCTAGCATTCGTACCTCTTCTGTCTTTTGCACAAACCGACAGGTACGAGATGATAACCAATCCTAACCTGACAAGCATTAATCGCGAAACTCCGCGAAGTACATTTACTTCTTACACAAATGAAAATGCGGCAATCAAGAATGACCGGAAGACAGATACTTATCGTCTTTCATTGAATGGAGTCTGGAAGTTCAATTATACTGAAGATTTAGAGAATCGTCCCGCAGAGTTTATGAATCCTGATTTTAATGTCAGTAAATGGAGCGACATTAAAGTTCCCGGCAACTGGGAACGTCAGGGATTTGGTACTGCTATTTATGTGAACTCTTCTTACGAATTCCTTTCTCCCGGATATAAGCCTTACTGGGATGATCCTAACCCTCCGTTTGTTCCTAAAGAATGGAACCCCACAGGAACTTATCGTCGTGACTTTAATCTCCCTGGCAATTGGGAAGGAAAAGAAATATTCCTAAGCGCTGATGCTGTAAAAGGTGTTTCATTCTATTATCTGAATGGAACATTCATCGGTATGAATAAAGAATCTAAAACTCCTTCTCGTTTTAATATAACAAAATATGTAAAACCGGGAAAGAATGTATTGGCTGTTCAGATTCATCGTTTTTCGGATGCTACATATCTTGAATGTCAGGACATGTGGAGACTTACCGGATTTGAAAGAGAGGTTTATATTTATGCTCAACCTAAAACCCATATTGCCGACTTTACCGTACATTCTCCTTTGGATAGCACGTATAAAGATGGTGTATTCAGCCTGGATGTGCTGATTAAGAATGCATCCGGAGAGAATAAAGCTATATCTGTTTCATATAATGTAATGGATGCCGATGGAAATTCTGTTCTGCAGAGCAAGGAACAAAAAACTGTAGATGAATTGAGTACTATTTCTTTCGGACAGAACGTGATTAAAAATGTAAAGTCCTGGAATGCTGAAACACCAAACTTATATACTTTGGTTATCTCACTGAAAGATGCAAACAGCCAACTGCTGGAAGCAACAAGTACAAAAGTTGGTTTCCGCACCATTGCTATCGTAAACAAGCAATTATTGGTTAACGGACAACCTATTTTAATTAAAGGTGTAAATGTACATGAACATAATGAAGTAAACGGCCATTATGTTACGGAAGAACTGATGCTGAAAGATTTCGAATTATGGAAGAAGTTTAATGTAAATACAGTTCGTACATGCCATTATCCACAACAGGAACGTTTCTATGAATTGTGTGATCAATACGGAATTTATGTAATTGACGAAGCTAATATTGAGACTCACGGAATGGGTTACGACCTCAGAAAGGGAGGCACACTGGCCAACAATCCACTTTTCGAAGCTGCCCACATGTATCGTACTGTGAATATGTATCTTCGTGATAAGAATCATCCTTCTATAATCACATGGTCTTTAGGAAATGAAGCAGGAAACGGAATCTGTTTCTACAACACTTATAAATATCTGAAATCACAAGATACTTCCCGTCCCGTGCAATATGAACGTGCAGGACTGGAATGGAATACAGATATATTCTGCCCGATGTATGCAACCCCTGCTTATATTGAAAAATATGCGCAGAATCCGAAGTCTGACCGTCCGCTGATTCAATGCGAATATGCCCATGCTATGGGTAATAGTCTTGGAAATTTCAAAGAATATTGGGATATCATAAAGAAATATCCAATTCTGCAAGGAGGATGCATCTGGGATTGGGTAGACCAAGGTTTCCTTGAAAAGACAAAAGATGGGCGCAAGTACTGGACTTATGGCGGTGATTACGGAAAGGTAGGTACACCATCCGATGGAAATTTTAATATTAATGGCTTGGTTTATCCTGATCGTACAACGAAACCTGCTACAGAAGAAATGCGTAAAGTTTATCAGAACATCGACTTCGGGAAAGTAGATATAAAGAAAGGAACTGTAACAATCCACAACGGATTCTTCTTCACTAATCTTAATAAATATGATTTCAGTTACACCATAAAAGATCATGGGAAAGCAATATTTACCGAAAACTTCAATGTAGATTGCGCTCCTGGTGATTCAGTATCTGTTGATTTGAAAAATCTGCCTGCCCCACGTACTACTACAGGTGATGATCAGATAGAATTTGAAGCAAAAATAAAGACTGCAGAACCTTTCCTTCCTGTAGGATATATAATTGCTCGTGAACAGAAATATATTAATCTTTATATGAAGGTTAAAAGCCGTGATATGAAACCTGCTTCCGTGAAAGAGACTAAAAATCAGGCTATACTCTCCGGTAAGGATTTCAAGGCTACATTCGATAAAAAGAGCGGAATGCTGGTTTCTTATATTTATAAGGGAACAGAATATATTCTTAACGGAGAAGGATTGCATCCTAACTTCTGGCGCGCACCAACAGATAATGATTATGGTGCAGATCTTCCCCGCAAACTAAAAGCATGGAAAGATGCAAGTTATCAGGATGTAGTTGCAAAGAACTTCACAGTGGACAAAGATGATAGAGCTGTTGTATCTTGCACCTATGAATTTCCAGGAACAGATTCTCATTGGGATATCAAATATACCATATATGAGAATGGAATTATAAAGATAGATAATAAGTTCGTTGCCGTGAGTGAGAAGACTCCAATGATTCCAAGAGTTGGACTTCGTATGAGAATACCTATTGCATTTGAAAATCTGAATTATTATGGTCGTGGCCCGAAAGAAAATTACCGTGACCGTCGTACTGCCCAGTTCTATGGTGAATACAAAACGAATGTAAAGAACAACTACGAACCTTACATCCGTCCACAGGAAAACAATCATCGTACCGATATACGTTGGTGTGCTTTTGCTGACAAATCTGGAAAAGGATTACTCTTTGTTGCAGACCGAACATTTGAGCTGAATGCATCTCCCTATACAATGGAAAGTCTTGACAGTGGAGATACCATTGATAATGGCGAACCGGTAACAGACAAAACAAATCATCGTCACGCAATAGATCCACAACCCCAAAAACTGATTGACGTATTTATTGATTATAGAATGATGGGAATTGGGGGAAACAATAGCTGGGGAGCTTTACCACAAGACAATTATCTAATTTTCACAGGCAAAGAGCCTATTACTTACGGATTTAGTATTGTACCCTTTAAAAAAGGAGCCGATTTTAAAAGCCTTATTATGCAGTATTAA